One Nicotiana tomentosiformis chromosome 4, ASM39032v3, whole genome shotgun sequence genomic window carries:
- the LOC104093799 gene encoding early nodulin-like protein 13, with protein MDLAGNVLSSSLVAVLFFFLLLSFSEARDHLVGGKTDSWKIPSSESDSLNRWAEKSRFLIGEYSLVWKYNVKADSVLKVSKRDYVTCNSSSPIAVHNDGNTKIEQTHSGDYYFISGAKWHCEQGQKLIVVTLSEKNMRRFMGATAPSPAMAPEADLHGR; from the exons ATGGATTTGGCTGG AAATGTGCTTTCTTCTTCACTAGTAGCtgttctcttcttcttcctcctcttgAGTTTCTCAGAAGCCAGAGACCATTTGGTAGGGGGAAAAACTGATTCTTGGAAAATCCCATCTTCAGAATCAGATTCCCTCAATCGATGGGCTGAAAAATCTCGCTTCCTCATTGGAGAATATTCTCTTGTGTGGAAGTATAATGTAAAAGCAGATTCAGTTTTGAAAGTGAGCAAGAGGGATTATGTGACATGCAATAGTTCAAGTCCAATAGCAGTGCACAATGATGGGAATACAAAGATAGAGCAAACACATTCAGGAGATTACTATTTTATTAGTGGAGCAAAATGGCATTGTGAGCAAGGCCAGAAACTGATAGTAGTGACCTTATCTGAGAAAAACATGAGGAGATTCATGGGTGCAACTGCACCTTCTCCAGCTATGGCTCCAGAGGCGGACCTACATGGTCGATAG
- the LOC104093678 gene encoding uncharacterized protein: MLKFSEKADLQSFPLLRHLIFYQRMADSNNLEETLKPFYQRASEAEERLARLDISVASKTDSRIEELERTVAELQSKLKDVTAELKAEKEKAHKQEEERTSENAKLKYQIKHLVRNLEEALSKLASK; encoded by the exons ATGCTTAAGTTTTCTGAGAAAGCTGATTTGCAAAGTTTTCCTCTACTACGGCACTTAATTTTTTACCAGAGAATGGCGGATTCAAACAATCTAGAAGAAACCTTAAAACCCTTTTACCAGAGAGCTTCAGAGGCTGAG GAACGATTGGCAAGACTTGACATTTCAGTTGCTAGTAAGACAG ATTCTAGAATTGAGGAATTAGAGAGAACAGTTGCTGAACTCCAGTCAAAACTGAAAGATGTTACAGCTGAGCTCAAAGCAGAAAAAGAAAAG GCACATAAACAGGAGGAAGAACGAACTTCAGAGAATGCAAAGCTCAAATATCAAATCAAACATCTAGTTCGAAACCTAGAGGAGGCTCTTAGCAAGTTGGCGTCGAAGTGA